In the Primulina tabacum isolate GXHZ01 chromosome 15, ASM2559414v2, whole genome shotgun sequence genome, ataatttatgtatttttttaaaaaaaatatttttgacaatttttttaatatttgacgGGTTGTCCCGCCTAATCCGCAACTAGCTGTGGGTTGGGTTGTGTTGGGTTGAGGTTTTCCTAACCCACCAAGATGGCTGCCCGAGATAGGGCGGGCTGGCCTATTAGACAACTCTACTCACGAGTCAACTTTGTGAGATGAATCTTCTGTATAATCTGAACAATgaaatgcattattttttacgtgaaaaatattacttatttactgcaaaagtatcatttttttgtttgttaTGATATGAAGAAATATTGTCTAATATGTGTCGAtttgattgaaaaatatttgacttATTAACAGTATTATCTTGTAtgtctaaaatattattttcactgaaaaatatcattttttttagttgtgttatgaaaaaatattgtgtaatatataatgaatttaattaaaagtattacttttatgtcaaatgtatattttataatttttgctgatttgagtgaaaatattatttcttatttcaaaaGTATAATTTTTCACTAGAAGTAATAATAGAATCAACTTGTCATACCAATATAGATATATCAGATCATAGACCTACTTATATGTatagatatatatgtatatataatacTATACATTAATGAAACTTTTTAGTACTAACTACTTTGCTACGTTGTGGAACTCTTTTCATAATCATGAAAATAAGTTTTACTTCTTTATATTTTCTATTCTAGCGATTTATTCCTATTCAACGTCTCTCtccaaattatatatatatatatatatatatattcttttacATCACATGAGCCAGAAAAACTATACTGAACAAAGATGAACTATTTACACGAAGAGAGGCACACTTAAATGGTACagatatcatatattattttcccTTCTACTCACACGAAGAGAGGGGTTTTATTATGCTTAACACACTAACAAACACAGCAACCGCAATAATACAAATTGCATGCCCAATATTGttcttattaaaaattatagaaCATGGTGTAAGATAATCTTACGTTCAGGTTTGATGTGTGATGGAAGATTTAGCTGGTTCTGATGGACTAGTTATGTCTCTGCTACTAATAAAGTTGAAACCAAGATTGTTCGAATATGCTGCCACTAGATTCCCACCATGCACCCTTCCTTCTGCGGCTGAGCATGCAACAGATGGAGGAGTTGATTGGAAACCAAAATAATTCCAACAGCTGTTGGAAGTCAAGATGCTATTCTCCATCATTGTTATGTCAGCAGATGTACGTTCGATCATGAAGACTCGTTTCAGCTTAGCAGTATGATTGGCCTTAGAATCCTGAACAGTTCGTACAGTTACACCACCATGAACCCTTTCGTCTTGAACCAGAGTACTGTGAGCTGCACACAGTCCAGCCTTCCCCCTAATGAATGAGTCACAAGGAACTTCTCCGTTGCCAAATTCAGAGTTAAGGCAGCCCCAGGAGCATTTCTTCCCTTCACCATGGGACTTGCAGAAATCAGTGCTGCCCTGGGCACCTTTTCCGCACCCCACAATTTTACATCTCTTGCCTCCACCATGACGGACACAAAAGTTAGTTCGCCCCCTGGCACTCCTTGTGCACTCAATTACAGCACATCTCTTTCCACCTCCATGCGCAACACAATAAAGGGTCCCTCCATGCACACTCTTCGGGCAAAATCCACCTCCTTGGAAGGAGCAACGTTTGCCTCCCCCATGGCCCTTGCAGAAAGAGGTGCTTCCTTCTGCACCCTTGTCGCACCCTGGACGTGTGCAGCGTTTTCCACCTCCATGTGCCTTGCAAAACAACGTGCTTCCTTGAGCACCTTTGCCACATTCAGGATGCTGACATCGGCGACCACCTCCATGTGAGAAGCAGAGACCAGAAAGACCTTCTGCGCTCTTTCTGCAATTCTCTTTCAGGCATCTCTTTCCACCACCATGTCGAATGCATAATCCTGATTTTCCTCTGGCAGCTCTCGTGCAGTTATCAGCAATGCAACGCCGGCCACCGCCATGAGCAATGCAGAAATCAGTACGTCCTTCCGCACTCTTTGTGCAACCAAAAAACTCACAGCGTCGACCACCACCATGAGCCTTGCAGAATGCAGTCCGGCCTTCAGCTCCCTTGAGGCAGTCAGGACGCTGACACCTGCGACCACCGCCATGAGCAATACAACGACCAGAAGCACCTCTTGCTCCCTTCAAACATCCCACAACTTGACACTGTTTAGTATTGCCATTACGATGATGTAGTGACTGTGAAATCCCGGAAGTACAGGCGACTGAACTTTTTGGTGCTGTCATTATATTTGAGAAAAGATCAGGAGATACCAATTTTCGCTTCCTTCCCACCAGAGCCTGGTTCGGATAGTTGAGGTCTTCCATGTTCACCGGCAACAGAAAAGGGGGAGTTCCTGTTGATCCTTCATCAGTGTTCAAACCTCCACGACTGGCAACCATCTTGGCCACTGCCCTCAGGGCACTGGAGTTTGGTTGTGAAGCTGCAATATCAGACACAGCTGGCATGCTAGAAAGGCTTAACTGCAGATCAGCATTGGGTAACATATTCAGGGACTTCAAATTATAGCTGCCTGATTTCTCTGGGCATGATGATTTTTCACCACCGAGAAGAATGGTGAAGTTCAAATCTAGATCCATCGATGATTCTTCTTCGCTTCCCTTCGCTGAAGGCGTTGGGGTGCATGCAGTAACTGTACTCTCCTTGCTGTCTGATGAGCTTGATGAATTGCAAAGGTTGAGATCTAGAGAAGCTTCGACTAGTTGATTAGCAAGACCATCTACTAAACTCCACTTTCTTTTGACTCCTTTAACAGAAGCACAGGGGCTTTTGAAACTAGGCGAAACAAGTTTTAATGTTATGTCTGCATCGCACACAACTTCAGTTCCATCTCCTCCAACTTGAATGGAGTAAAGCATATTCTTGAACAAGATAGGTGTGGGATTAGCAGCAAAACTCAGATTGTGTCTTGAATCCATTAACAAGTAGCTAACGATGCAATTCTCTTATAACAGTCTGCCTAACTTCCGGGGTTAAAGTTAATAGCTACAATACTAGGGGTTAGACGTCTCTATAAGAGTACACCAATCCCCCACTCACAAATCCTGAAGTGTCACGTCGATCCATCGGAAGTAACAGGTGGTCAGAAGTATATTtaacagttgcgacacatgatACCTTCACAAGAATTCAAGTGTTCCAAAACAATCCGGTAGTAGGCCATCCTGCATAAGGGGTAGACACAAAATATCAACCAAAATAAACACCAAAGCACATTTAATTTTCACACTTTTCGAgcacctaattttatatatcacCAACTATAACTAAAAGGAAGTCATTCCGCAACACAAATTACGGAACAAGAGTCAGCTTTAAAAAGATCTGCAAAGTTTGATGaagataaaatcatcaagaacAACAAAGCTCTATAGCTCGAAAAAACTTTTTTAGGCCTTACACTCTATTATTGGGTGGATAAATTTTAAAGAGCTGACGACAAAAGAGCTCCATCTGTCAAAAACATATAGTTGATCTTGCCAGTAGTACAAATTGAAAAAAAGGagagaaaatttaattttttttcaacagATAAATTTATCATTAAACTTGTTTCAGATGATAAGAAGTAGATTCACATCAGTGAAGGCATTGACATTTCACTAATGGGATATGCAAGAaagcaattttttttcaaaaaataaaaaaaatacagtagGAAATTACTTTAGAAATCATTACTCTAAGATCTTTTCCTTAcacctcaaaaaaaaaaaaacggcAAGCGTATAAAGTATAAACAGAACTCAGCTTTaatttgtaaattaaaatagagCGATAACTCCAATTCCCCGACATGTTATTTCATAGTCTCCGTCAATAAGAAAACAAATGAAGAAACACTTCAGCTTAAATTTGAAAATCGATTATTCAATAAACCAATAGCGGAGATAAGAAGCATGCCGCAAAAAGAATACCCGGGCAGAGGCATATTTACTGAAATCTAACACGTAGCACAAGGTCCGATAAGAGCGACGCGAATATATATCACAAGAAATGCcgcacaaaataaatatttagtaATGAACTAATTTCGCCGAAATAGAATCAGCTCAAATCTCCCAAAAAAAACTTTCTGGAACAAAACCAATAAATTACATAATCACAGAACGATTCAAAgctccatttttttaaaaaaaaaaaatatcgatctcaaagattttggaaACATGTGATGGTGAAGTCAAAAACACCTCATTCACGGCTGAATATGACTTATATTCGATCAGCAATCCAACGCATCATCAAACATATTCAGCGGTAGATACATACATGATTTAGAGAGACGGCGACTGGAGCTGTGAACGATGAATCTAGGGCTTCGTGAGCGCCGCCAACTCGCAAAAGTGTCGTGAGAAATTTATCGACCTCCAAGCTGTGCCCGTAAGATTAACTGAAAACGACAAGAAATCGCACGTTAACTAAAAACGGCGTATGATAGCATCTCCATCAGGACATTgcgatctttttttttttttttttttttaataggtTGAGGTTATGTGTAGATAACTGGCCAATTGACCATTTCGCcgattttttatttcataaatgtttattaataattatttatcttGTTATTATCTCAACCTcaaaaactaaaaatataatttattatttaaaatataaatcaaattgatTCATCTcacataaaaaaaacatttaaaaatttgatatcttataaattataaattattgaacaaaatattttgatatgtcAATAATATGATTAGTTTTTAAGATAAAATATAATTGTTAATGTTTATTTGGATACAAGCTAGTCCTATAAATATCTTGGGATACCGTCGACTAGTTTTCCTCTGAAActatgtgttttttttttttgggtagaACTTTCATTCTCTTAAgaattaagaattaattaaagaatttattgttttccagatcataaattttttttcggTTGGATATACTAagaaattataattaaataaataatttattgtttctaatatttcaaaatttatttctgTTGGATTTAGTAAGAATTTGCAATAGAAAGTCTTGAAtttttatcaataattttatagcaattttttttttaaaatattacgcTTTTTAAAAAGTTTGTAAGCGTCCACCCTTACAAACTGCGGACACTCCAACGTGGACGTCCACCTATTCCGGAGTCCGTGCTTTGTAAGCACGGACTCTGTATATTATATTGTATTTTCGTACCTTTTTTCCTTTCTCTTTTTTCGCTTAATTACCATCGGTTCATTTTCTGAATCCATCATGTGAAGTCTGTAGTTCTGAATTATCACGTGAAGTCTGAAATTCTGAATTATCACGTGAAGTTATATAATTGAAATCTAAATAGTCTTCAACATGATTCGTCTATATAATTGATCATAACTTCGACGAATGAGTTATCAATTTTCTcttgatttttctctcaaatttcattGGCAAAATGTCTGACATCGATGTACTCTTATATTTTGGTGGTCATGTAGTTATCGATAATGGATCGGTTGAATATAGCATTCTATTTGTTAGACCGATACGAGTATTACGATCTATTAATTTGTTGGAGTTGGTTGAAGTTGTGCATAAAATGTTAGGATCGATCCAACGATTTTTTCTCTAAAGTTGTCAACAAAATATTCATTCATAGAGAGATCATCTTGGCATGAAATTCAAATCAATCTCATTGATGATGATGCTTTACAGTTTATAATGCAATGTGACAATATGCTTGCATTTATACGTGgaatcaaattcaattgaaTCATGTTGGATTTGATGATCATGAATCCTATGTTCCACATGCATCCGATTCAGGTTTCAATAACCAACCCGGTACTTCTACATATGGTGGTTTCCAGGATCAAGAATCTTATGCTCCACAAGTTACTGAAGGACTCGGTAATATAAATTTCGATGATGTAAGTGGGTCTTGGGATCAATATATCAATGTCTCGTCGGAAGAAAATCATGCTCCATATTGGTCGAATCCAACATTAGATACGAGTGCTCGTTGGCCGGATCTGGCCACTAATGATGATATTTGGAGGATTGATTCTGAACCCGATATGTCATATAGCGAGTCTGAAGAAGAAGACGTGAATACTTTTACAAATCCTGATGAGGGGACATCATCTCGACAACAACCTCGTGACACATTACAGAGGCAGACCGTACCATTTCTTTCAAACACTTCTGAAATGCCatcatttttcaataatttttttggtgaAGAGCCTCCTGATTATGTCGATGTACCTTCTGCAGTGCAAACAAGCTATTACAATCCGGATAGAGGTGAATTATGcgttaatatgttatttaaagatAAGAATGATCTTATTGCATCTGTGAAGGATTATTCAGTCAGAGTGGTCAGGCGTGAGTACCGTGTCGTGGATATTGTGGAAGTTACGTTGCAAAAATAATTCTTCTACGATCATTTATCGATGGGGACTTCGCGCTTCTTTGAAGGCCAAGACTGGTTATTGGAATATAACAAAACATGACGGGCCTCACACATATATATCTACCTCTGTTGGTATAGACCATAAGAATTTGAACAGTGATATGGTGGCACATACGCTATTGGGAGTTGTTCGCTGTGATCCTTCGTACGAGATTAAGTATATCATCGAAAATGTGAAAGATAAATATGGATATCAAATCTCGTATACGAAAGCATGGCGAAGTTTGAAACGTGCTATGGAAATTGCTTGTGGTGCATGGGAGAGCTCCGTTCAATTACTTCCAAAATATATGTGTGCTTTGTCCAAATATAATCCGGGAACAGCTGTGGAGTGGAAGCATCTCAGAGCCAACACTAAAATGAGTAAGACACTGAACTATGTTTTCTGGGCATTCACGCCGTGTGTTGATGGGTTTCGGCATTGTCGAAAAATAATTAGTGTCGATGGTACACACTTGTATACCAAATACAAGCACAAAATGTTGATCGCTGTCACTCTGGATGCGAACAATTGGGTTATTTCGTTAGCATTTGCTATTGTGGATGAAGAAACAACAGATTCTTGGAAATGGTTCTTGGAGAACCTAGGAAGACATGTTGTTCGTGGTGAAAATTGTGTGTGTCTTATTTCTGATATGCATAAAGGAATCGTGCGCGCAACTGAAGATCTACCATTTTTTCAACCTCCTTACAGGTGTGCATCGTTTTTGTTTGAGACATGTGTGTTCGAACTTTAACGCTAAATTCAAAGACGTgcatttgaaatatttatgctGGGAGGCAGGCACACAaaatcaaatttgtaagtttgaaGCAATAATGGAGGCAATAAAgcaaaaaaacattttggcgcACCGATATTTGGCTGGAATTGTGAAAGAAAAATGGAGTTTGGCTCATGACGGTGGTTGGCGTCGTGGGGTGATGAAAACCAATATGTCGGAGTGTTTAAATAGTGTGTTGAAAGGTGCTCGTAGACTTCCTATATCTGCCATAGTACACTTGACACTTCTGAGGTACGTATAATATTTCATTG is a window encoding:
- the LOC142526528 gene encoding uncharacterized protein LOC142526528; the protein is MDSRHNLSFAANPTPILFKNMLYSIQVGGDGTEVVCDADITLKLVSPSFKSPCASVKGVKRKWSLVDGLANQLVEASLDLNLCNSSSSSDSKESTVTACTPTPSAKGSEEESSMDLDLNFTILLGGEKSSCPEKSGSYNLKSLNMLPNADLQLSLSSMPAVSDIAASQPNSSALRAVAKMVASRGGLNTDEGSTGTPPFLLPVNMEDLNYPNQALVGRKRKLVSPDLFSNIMTAPKSSVACTSGISQSLHHRNGNTKQCQVVGCLKGARGASGRCIAHGGGRRCQRPDCLKGAEGRTAFCKAHGGGRRCEFFGCTKSAEGRTDFCIAHGGGRRCIADNCTRAARGKSGLCIRHGGGKRCLKENCRKSAEGLSGLCFSHGGGRRCQHPECGKGAQGSTLFCKAHGGGKRCTRPGCDKGAEGSTSFCKGHGGGKRCSFQGGGFCPKSVHGGTLYCVAHGGGKRCAVIECTRSARGRTNFCVRHGGGKRCKIVGCGKGAQGSTDFCKSHGEGKKCSWGCLNSEFGNGEVPCDSFIRGKAGLCAAHSTLVQDERVHGGVTVRTVQDSKANHTAKLKRVFMIERTSADITMMENSILTSNSCWNYFGFQSTPPSVACSAAEGRVHGGNLVAAYSNNLGFNFISSRDITSPSEPAKSSITHQT
- the LOC142526043 gene encoding uncharacterized protein LOC142526043 → MVAHTLLGVVRCDPSYEIKYIIENVKDKYGYQISYTKAWRSLKRAMEIACGAWESSVQLLPKYMCALSKYNPGTAVEWKHLRANTKMSKTLNYVFWAFTPCVDGFRHCRKIISVDGTHLYTKYKHKMLIAVTLDANNWVISLAFAIVDEETTDSWKWFLENLGRHVVRGENCVCLISDMHKGIVRATEDLPFFQPPYRCASFLFETCVFEL